Proteins from one Flavobacterium sp. N2038 genomic window:
- a CDS encoding alpha-L-fucosidase, which translates to MKKGILIIALLFSVQLFSQAIYEDERYVPETDPLVLKNLEQWQGKKFGLLMHWGTYSQWGIVESWSICPEDYGWCERKKGSNPGNYTQYVKEYEGLKKTFNPTKFDPSKWAKAAKAAGMKYMVFTTKHHDGFTMFDSKYTDYKVTDKDCPFHTNPKADILKEVFTAFRNENMSTGAYFSKPDWHNENYWDPYFPPFDRNVNYDPSLYPEKWQKYVDFTHNQILEILTNYGKVDILWLDGGWVKKRDLQNIKENYADKFAENESKNGFIKHRVVDQDPKMDELVIKARQKQPGLIVVDRAVHGKNQNYLTPENRVPEKTLPYPWESCITSGGGWSYTPDAKYLTGRQGIHMLIDVVAKGGNLLLNIAPSPEGEWQQGAYDLLTAYGDWMQVNSTAIYDTKPIAPYKEDNICMTQNKAGNVFLFYLAKDGENKIPSEIIVKSINPAKGTKITLLGSKKQLQWIKFAEGFKVTIPESIRNNLPCKEAWTLKIEAINR; encoded by the coding sequence ATGAAAAAAGGAATATTGATAATCGCATTATTGTTTTCTGTTCAACTGTTTTCGCAGGCTATTTACGAAGATGAACGCTACGTGCCGGAAACGGATCCTTTAGTATTAAAAAATCTGGAGCAATGGCAAGGCAAGAAGTTTGGATTGCTAATGCATTGGGGAACTTACAGCCAATGGGGAATTGTAGAATCCTGGTCTATATGTCCGGAAGATTATGGCTGGTGTGAACGAAAAAAAGGAAGTAATCCCGGTAATTATACCCAATATGTAAAAGAGTATGAAGGATTGAAGAAAACATTTAATCCAACAAAATTTGATCCTTCAAAATGGGCAAAGGCAGCAAAAGCAGCCGGAATGAAATACATGGTTTTTACCACAAAACACCATGACGGATTTACCATGTTTGATTCAAAATATACAGATTATAAAGTAACTGATAAAGATTGTCCTTTCCATACCAATCCAAAAGCCGATATTTTAAAAGAAGTTTTTACCGCTTTTAGAAACGAGAATATGTCAACGGGAGCTTACTTTTCTAAACCGGACTGGCACAACGAAAATTATTGGGATCCTTATTTTCCTCCTTTTGACAGGAATGTAAATTATGATCCGTCTTTATATCCTGAAAAATGGCAGAAATATGTTGATTTCACCCACAATCAGATTTTAGAAATTTTGACCAATTATGGCAAAGTAGATATTTTATGGTTAGATGGAGGTTGGGTTAAAAAGAGAGATTTACAGAATATTAAAGAAAACTATGCTGATAAATTTGCAGAAAACGAATCTAAAAACGGATTTATAAAGCACAGAGTTGTCGATCAGGATCCTAAAATGGATGAACTGGTGATAAAAGCACGTCAGAAGCAACCGGGCTTGATAGTTGTAGACCGCGCAGTTCATGGTAAAAATCAAAATTACCTGACTCCGGAAAACAGAGTTCCCGAAAAAACATTGCCTTATCCATGGGAATCATGTATTACTTCTGGTGGTGGATGGTCGTATACTCCCGATGCAAAATACCTGACCGGAAGACAAGGAATTCATATGCTGATCGATGTAGTCGCAAAGGGCGGAAATTTATTATTGAATATTGCACCAAGTCCGGAAGGCGAATGGCAGCAGGGCGCATATGATTTATTGACCGCTTACGGAGACTGGATGCAAGTAAACAGTACCGCAATTTATGATACAAAACCAATTGCACCGTATAAAGAAGACAATATTTGTATGACACAAAATAAAGCCGGAAATGTATTCTTGTTTTATTTGGCAAAAGACGGAGAAAATAAGATTCCTTCAGAGATTATCGTAAAATCTATTAATCCCGCAAAAGGAACAAAAATCACGCTTTTGGGTAGCAAAAAACAATTACAATGGATTAAATTTGCAGAAGGATTTAAAGTGACAATTCCCGAGAGTATAAGGAATAACTTGCCATGTAAAGAAGCCTGGACTCTTAAGATTGAAGCGATTAACAGATAA
- a CDS encoding GH92 family glycosyl hydrolase produces the protein MICNAKLTIETACAFCLLFFSITVFGQEPADFVNPFIGTSNFGATFPGPIAPRGMASISPFNVAGPQNKPLEKDSQWLSNPYVNENKFLTGFSQVNLSGVGCPELGVILLMPTTGNVETNHLKYGSTYSKEVAKAGYYSVGIDKYKVKGEFTATKRVGVSKFTFPKGKSNILLNLGLGLTNEEGAMVKVVSSTEIEGMRSVGSFCYNSPEDAYPVYFVAKFSKPATKFGVWKKTPKYEGVEAQWMGYNGKTRMMDNTVKTVVGDSIGTYFSYQFDKEEVVEVKIGVSYVSIQNARENLEKEAGSKSFDAIYKETYKDWNEELSKILVEGGTKEDKTIFYTALYHTLIHPNVLNDVNGEYPEIKRSSIGKTMGTRYTVFSLWDTYRNMHPLMSLVYPKQQSDMIKSMLEMYDENGWLPKWELNSTETFTMVGDPASIVIVDACLKGIQDFDIYKAYHAMLKGADQIEENPLRPGLKEYLDKGYLSTNYAGPVSTTLEYNTSDYAISLLAKALGEKEDYKRFTKRSLSYRKLYDKDLKLLRPRTATDNWYEPFDPVAGANFQANVGFIEGNAWQYAFMVPHDIKGLIKLMGGDKPFSDQLQKVFDIKQFDMANEPDIAYPYLFNYVKGEEWKSQEMVKKLVTEYFKNEPKGLPGNDDTGTMSAWLVYSMMGFYPISPGDPLYTITTPMFDKITIKLDPKYYKKENIVIEREINNQGKIKEIQLNGKSLNSYFISHDEFVNGTTLKVIQE, from the coding sequence ATGATTTGTAATGCAAAACTAACGATAGAAACAGCATGTGCTTTTTGCCTGCTGTTTTTTAGTATAACCGTTTTTGGGCAGGAACCGGCAGATTTTGTAAACCCATTTATCGGAACTTCAAATTTTGGAGCGACTTTTCCGGGACCAATTGCACCAAGAGGAATGGCGAGTATTAGTCCGTTTAACGTTGCCGGGCCTCAAAATAAACCATTAGAAAAAGACAGTCAGTGGCTGTCGAACCCATACGTAAATGAAAATAAATTTCTGACCGGATTTAGTCAGGTAAATTTAAGTGGCGTAGGCTGTCCGGAATTAGGGGTTATTTTGTTAATGCCCACGACCGGAAATGTTGAAACCAATCATTTGAAGTACGGTTCTACTTATTCTAAAGAAGTTGCCAAAGCAGGCTACTACAGCGTAGGTATTGATAAATACAAAGTAAAGGGAGAATTTACTGCTACAAAAAGAGTAGGAGTAAGCAAATTTACTTTTCCGAAAGGGAAATCGAATATTTTGCTGAATCTTGGTTTAGGATTAACCAACGAAGAAGGCGCGATGGTAAAAGTAGTTTCTTCGACTGAAATTGAAGGAATGAGAAGCGTTGGTTCTTTTTGTTACAATAGTCCCGAAGACGCATATCCGGTATATTTTGTGGCAAAGTTTTCCAAACCCGCAACTAAATTTGGAGTCTGGAAAAAAACACCTAAATATGAGGGTGTAGAGGCACAATGGATGGGATATAACGGAAAAACCAGAATGATGGACAATACCGTAAAAACTGTTGTTGGAGATAGTATTGGAACTTATTTTTCGTATCAGTTTGATAAAGAAGAAGTCGTTGAGGTTAAAATTGGGGTTTCCTACGTAAGCATACAAAATGCCCGTGAAAACCTCGAAAAAGAAGCCGGAAGCAAATCATTTGATGCAATTTATAAAGAAACCTATAAAGACTGGAACGAAGAACTTTCTAAAATTTTGGTAGAAGGTGGTACAAAAGAAGATAAGACTATTTTTTACACAGCTTTGTATCATACTTTAATACACCCAAATGTTTTAAATGATGTAAATGGAGAATATCCCGAAATAAAAAGAAGCTCAATTGGTAAAACCATGGGCACACGTTACACCGTATTTTCGCTTTGGGATACGTACCGAAACATGCATCCGCTAATGTCTTTAGTCTACCCGAAACAACAATCGGATATGATAAAAAGCATGTTGGAAATGTATGATGAAAACGGCTGGCTGCCAAAATGGGAATTAAATTCGACAGAAACATTTACTATGGTGGGAGATCCGGCAAGTATCGTTATTGTAGATGCCTGTTTAAAAGGAATTCAGGATTTTGATATTTACAAGGCTTACCATGCAATGCTAAAAGGTGCTGATCAAATTGAAGAAAATCCTTTGCGTCCCGGACTTAAAGAATATCTTGATAAAGGATATTTGTCCACTAATTATGCCGGACCTGTTTCTACAACGCTGGAATATAATACTTCAGATTATGCGATTTCACTTTTGGCGAAAGCCTTAGGCGAGAAAGAAGACTATAAACGTTTTACTAAACGTTCTTTATCGTACCGAAAATTATACGATAAAGATTTAAAATTACTAAGGCCAAGAACAGCGACAGACAATTGGTATGAACCTTTTGATCCCGTAGCGGGAGCCAATTTTCAGGCAAATGTAGGTTTTATAGAAGGAAATGCATGGCAATATGCTTTTATGGTACCACATGATATCAAAGGATTGATAAAATTAATGGGAGGTGACAAACCTTTCTCTGATCAATTGCAAAAAGTTTTTGATATCAAACAATTTGATATGGCAAATGAGCCCGATATTGCCTATCCTTATTTATTTAATTACGTAAAAGGAGAGGAATGGAAGAGTCAGGAAATGGTAAAGAAATTAGTGACAGAATATTTCAAAAATGAACCAAAAGGATTACCAGGAAATGATGATACAGGAACCATGTCTGCCTGGCTGGTGTATTCAATGATGGGATTTTATCCAATATCACCAGGAGATCCATTGTATACTATTACAACGCCAATGTTTGATAAAATAACGATTAAATTGGATCCAAAATATTACAAGAAAGAAAATATTGTAATTGAAAGAGAAATCAATAATCAGGGAAAAATCAAAGAAATTCAGTTAAACGGAAAAAGCCTTAACAGTTATTTTATTTCACATGATGAGTTTGTAAACGGAACAACATTAAAAGTGATTCAGGAATAA
- a CDS encoding glycoside hydrolase family 20 protein, translating to MRVLKPLFVLIFLAVLSSGYSQKKNLDNDIQIIPKPNQMILNPGSFEFSKNTTFVAGTDFQKDISNALIDKFGVAAGWRPVLAAKAPKSNYIKFEADPLFHKEAYKLDVNTNGITITANGNAGFIYGLETIRQLLPTAIESKYAITSAKWQIPNVTIIDEPRFQWRGLMLDLSRHFFDKNYILSTIDRLAMHKMNVLHLHLVDDQGWRIEIKKYPKLTEVGAWRVDQENLSWNARLVTNPDQKGTYGGFLTQEELKEIVKYAASKNIEVIPEIEMPAHVSSAIAAYPELACFDQRIGVPSGGLWPITDIYCAGKETTFEFLQNVLDEVMTVFPSKYIHIGGDEATKTNWEKCPHCQKRMKDEGLKNVHELQSYFVKRMEKYINSKGKRLIGWDEILEGGLAPEATVMSWRGTKGGTEAAAQGHDVIMTPESPCYFNFYQGPQNEEPLAFDAYNPLNKVYEFDPVVPTMTVAEANHVLGGQANLWAEHLAGPKDSEYMIFPRLAALSEVLWSSKENRNWNDFSTRLAKQFKRYDYLGINYAKSAYLVTASSTADLAKKQINVTLKNEFPNPDIRYVLGDKNIDHNAEKYTNPIQFKETTVLKASLFQDNKPVGKTFTDTILFHKAMAHKVNYLTPFNNNYKGDGPFTMVNTIRGSKNFHDGQWQAWLVNDMELVIDFEKPESIQQVIVGTLESQGAGVFFPIQIKVLISSDGINYKEVGKVSRPYAANPISELKDFKISFQKQNVRYVKVIGANLRKSPRGESSWLFVDEILVN from the coding sequence TTCAGAAAGACATTTCAAATGCTTTAATAGACAAATTTGGAGTTGCAGCTGGCTGGCGTCCCGTACTTGCTGCAAAAGCCCCAAAGAGCAATTATATCAAGTTTGAAGCCGACCCTTTATTTCATAAAGAAGCCTATAAATTAGACGTAAATACAAATGGTATTACTATTACCGCCAACGGAAATGCCGGATTTATCTACGGTTTAGAAACTATCAGACAATTGCTTCCTACTGCTATAGAAAGTAAATATGCAATTACATCTGCAAAATGGCAAATTCCTAATGTGACGATTATTGATGAACCACGTTTTCAATGGCGAGGTTTGATGCTTGATTTATCACGCCATTTCTTTGATAAAAATTATATTCTTTCTACAATTGATCGTCTGGCAATGCACAAAATGAATGTTTTGCATTTACATTTAGTAGATGATCAAGGCTGGAGAATTGAAATTAAGAAATACCCAAAATTAACAGAAGTTGGGGCATGGAGAGTCGATCAGGAAAATTTATCCTGGAACGCGAGACTGGTTACAAATCCGGATCAAAAAGGAACATACGGTGGTTTCTTAACACAAGAAGAATTAAAAGAAATTGTCAAATATGCAGCATCGAAAAATATTGAAGTTATTCCCGAAATAGAAATGCCGGCACACGTAAGCAGTGCCATTGCAGCTTATCCTGAACTGGCTTGTTTTGATCAGCGTATTGGAGTACCGTCAGGCGGATTATGGCCTATTACCGATATTTATTGTGCAGGAAAAGAAACAACCTTTGAGTTTTTGCAAAATGTATTAGATGAGGTAATGACCGTTTTTCCTTCAAAATATATTCATATCGGAGGGGATGAAGCAACCAAAACCAATTGGGAAAAATGCCCGCATTGTCAAAAAAGAATGAAAGATGAAGGCCTTAAAAATGTGCATGAACTGCAAAGTTATTTTGTAAAAAGAATGGAAAAATACATCAATTCTAAAGGCAAAAGATTAATTGGCTGGGACGAAATATTAGAAGGAGGTTTAGCTCCTGAAGCAACAGTAATGAGCTGGAGAGGAACCAAAGGAGGGACTGAGGCAGCTGCACAAGGACATGATGTGATTATGACACCAGAGTCACCTTGCTATTTTAATTTTTATCAGGGACCACAAAACGAAGAGCCTTTAGCTTTTGATGCTTATAATCCATTAAATAAAGTTTACGAATTTGATCCTGTTGTACCAACAATGACGGTTGCCGAAGCCAATCATGTTTTAGGCGGACAGGCCAATTTATGGGCAGAACATCTGGCAGGACCAAAAGATTCTGAGTACATGATTTTTCCAAGATTAGCCGCTTTATCAGAGGTTTTATGGAGTTCTAAAGAAAATCGTAATTGGAATGATTTCAGTACAAGACTTGCTAAACAATTTAAACGTTACGATTATCTGGGAATCAATTATGCAAAAAGCGCTTATCTGGTTACGGCTTCTTCTACAGCAGATTTGGCTAAAAAACAAATCAATGTGACGTTGAAAAATGAATTTCCGAATCCGGATATTCGTTATGTTTTGGGAGACAAAAATATCGATCATAACGCAGAAAAATATACAAATCCAATTCAGTTTAAAGAAACTACAGTTCTAAAAGCGTCTTTGTTTCAGGACAACAAACCCGTAGGAAAGACTTTTACAGATACCATTTTGTTTCATAAAGCGATGGCACATAAAGTAAATTATTTGACACCTTTTAATAACAACTACAAAGGTGATGGACCTTTTACGATGGTAAATACCATTCGGGGATCTAAAAATTTCCATGACGGACAATGGCAGGCATGGCTGGTAAATGATATGGAACTGGTGATTGATTTTGAAAAACCGGAAAGCATACAACAGGTTATAGTAGGAACATTGGAAAGTCAGGGCGCAGGAGTTTTTTTTCCGATACAAATAAAAGTACTGATTTCCAGTGACGGAATTAATTATAAAGAAGTGGGTAAAGTATCACGCCCATATGCTGCAAATCCAATTTCAGAATTGAAAGATTTCAAAATTAGTTTTCAGAAACAAAATGTCCGATATGTAAAAGTAATTGGAGCAAATCTAAGAAAGAGTCCAAGAGGTGAAAGTTCATGGCTATTTGTGGATGAAATTTTAGTCAATTAA